From the Plasmodium malariae genome assembly, chromosome: 2 genome, one window contains:
- the PmUG01_02014400 gene encoding cold-shock protein, putative gives MFNKKLPKKLNSNFFSFSKTRLFSELVHKEKHDKITGNVIKFDRRKGYGFIKPNDGGPDIFVHYTDIFLNRNFYVSSDEKKKLLWNSNVNLGRMKDNFDFENDSVKKKDEIKKEFKYLIPGERVKFSVIYDEKNHSSKAVNVEYLE, from the exons atgtttaataaaaaacttCCAAAAAAACTGaattccaattttttttctttttcgaaAACACGACTTTTTTCTGAATTAGTacataaagaaaaacatgATAAAATCACAggaaatgttataaaatttgATAGGAGAAAAGGATACGGTTTTAtaa agCCGAATGATGGAGGACCTGACATATTCGTTCACTACACGGATATTTTCCTCA ATAGAAACTTTTACGTATCAAgtgatgaaaagaaaaagttacTATGGAATTCAAATGTGAACTTAGGAAGGATGAAAGATAATTTTGATTTTGAAAATGAtagtgtaaaaaaaaaggatgaaattaaaaaagaatttaaatatttaataccAGGCGAGCGAGTGAAATTTTCCGTCATTTACGATGAGAAAAACCATTCAAGTAAAGCAGTAAATGTTGAGTACCTCGAGTGA
- the PmUG01_02014700 gene encoding fatty acid elongation protein, GNS1/SUR4 family, putative: MITNIVTKTNDAGYFRILGNVRNYPKRPIFIIEEVFPFLDYFTFEWERAFTPFSFIEFVHNQYMTCPIVVMIYILFCKYGCAFMKKRNAFNLKWGVAIWNIFLSVFNIIVLIKLLPVLLYILYNYSFNGLLTIPPIYTCAFGPVGAWTMLFIISKYTELFDTVFLILRKKNITLLHWFHHATVLLYTWDTYFVEQPTGFLFIFINALVHFIMYFYYFLATIYNKALKWNIFVTCIQICQMLIGILLTIYCLYITFVYKYNTNWNVEHVKTMKHNFSFDNGHYISRKNVIFASLMYLSYLYLFAKYFFDRYLQRDTRSKSA; encoded by the exons ATGATAACGAATATTGTAACTAAAACCAATGATGCAGGGTACTTCAGAATTTTGGGAAATGTCCGAAATTATCCAAAAAGACCTATATTCATAATAGAAGAAGTTTTTCCCTTCCTAGATTACTTCACATTCGAATG GGAGAGGGCGTTTACACCATTCAGTTTCATAGAATTTGTGCATAACCAGTATATGACATGCCCTATAGTAGTGatgatatacattttattttgcaagTATGGATGCGCGTTtatgaaaaagagaaatgCATTTAACTTAAAATGGGGTGTAGCAATATGGAATATATTCTTATctgtttttaatataatagtattaataaaattattaccaGTTTTGTTGTATATactttataattattctttcAATGGATTATTAACGATACCAccaatatatacatgtgcattTGGACCAGTCGGAGCATGGACAATGTTGTTTATAATATCTAAATATACAGAATTATTTGATACTgtgtttttaatattacgaaaaaagaatataactCTATTACATTGGTTTCATCATGCTACTGTCTTGCTATATACATGGGACACATACTTTGTAGAACAACCCACTGgatttcttttcatttttattaatgcacttgtacattttattatgtacttttattatttcttagctactatttataataaagcaTTAAAATGGAATATATTCGTAACATGTATACAGATTTGTCAGATGCTCATAGGCATCTTATTAACTATTTATTGCTTGTATATAActtttgtttataaatataatactaaTTGGAATGTAGAACATGTTAAAACCATGAAGCATAATTTCTCTTTTGATAATGGTCATTATATATCAAGAAAGAACGTCATATTTGCCTCCCTTATGTACCTGTCATACTTGTACTTGTTTGCAAAGTACTTCTTTGATAGGTACCTCCAACGGGATACACGCTCAAAGAGTGCATGA
- the PmUG01_02014500 gene encoding N-acetyltransferase, putative, whose product MASYQYFSYIDLYKINNVNLDPFTEVFNDKFYLRYIYKWPHMNIVTKEMDDHISGYIIGKEEGLGEEYHGHVTALSIEEDSRRSGKGIDLMNEFERISKEIHKGNFVDLFVRITNDPAINMYKKLGYVINEEIINYYCGNESALDMRKYLNKNGENT is encoded by the exons atGGCTAGCTATCAATATTTTAGTTACATTGATTTATACAAAATCAACAATGTAAATTTAGATCCCTTCACTGAAGTGtttaatgataaattttaCTTGAGATACATTTACAAATGGCCCCACATGAATATTGTCACGAAGGAGATGGATGATCACATAAGTGGGTATATTATAG GAAAGGAAGAAGGATTGGGGGAAGAGTATCATGGACATGTAACTGCATTATCCATTGAAGAGGACAGCAGAAGGTCAGGAAAAGGTATAGACTTAATGAACGAGTTTGAAAGAATATCAAAAGAAATTCATAAAGGAAATTTTGTTGATTTATTTGTTAGAATTACTAATGATCCAGCCATAAACATGTATAAAAAGTTAGGATATGTAATTAACGaggaaattattaattattattgcGGTAATGAAAGTGCTCTAGATATGAGAaagtatttaaataaaaatggggAGAATACGTAA
- the RRP36 gene encoding rRNA biogenesis protein RRP36, putative, with protein sequence MDAQTHAEKQKEKKIKKSQRPLVVSNRKPFNVIHKNHTPKPSVRDPRFSDFSGSFNPNFFRNAYKFLYESREEEKKLIEKKLKSKNLTEDEKSELKKKYNNYKSTDVLLKKKEEERKLKSLLIKQEKENILNKKKKPFYYSDRKIKKIVEEKMANNRSIQKVIRKERKILQKERKTNSIPERRYVENG encoded by the exons ATGGACGCCCAAACTCATGCAGAAAaacagaaagaaaaaaaaataaaaaaaagtcaaaGACCTTTGGTTGTAAGTAACAGAAAGCCTTTTAATGTTATTCACAAAAACCACACTCCCAAACCTTCCGTAAGGGACCCCAGATTTTCGGACTTCTCAG GGTCCTTTAAccctaatttttttagaaacgcttacaaatttttatacGAATCTAgagaggaagaaaaaaaattaattgaaaagaaactaaaaagcaaaaatttaACAGAAGATGAAAAATccgaattaaaaaaaaaatataataattataaaagtacAGACGTGctactaaaaaaaaaggaagaagaaagaaaattaaaatcacTACTCATAAAGCAAGAGAaggaaaacattttaaataaaaagaaaaaacctTTTTACTACAGtgatagaaaaataaaaaaaattgtagaagaaaaaatggcAAATAACAGAAGTATTCAAAAGGTTATTagaaaggaaagaaaaattttacaaaaagaGAGAAAAACGAACAGTATTCCAGAAAGGAGGTACGTTGAAAATGGCTAA
- the PmUG01_02014600 gene encoding tubulin-specific chaperone a, putative, with protein sequence MENLPAHFRLLKINHGAVRRLFKELNYYEKEERELRSKVDKLKNENRNECEIIRSEEILQETVRVLPHISNSLQKSLQKLCEIIYEHFLNILEIKDNKIEICKACSENELKEILMTQYDDFCKEIEDINQILEKIFIHIKDASLPVCPSVVKSNLVLPKEECVDI encoded by the exons ATGGAAAACCTGCCCGCGCACTTTagacttttaaaaattaaccACGGAGCTGTAAGAAGATTGTTCAAAGAACTGAACTACTACGAAAAGGAAGAAAGAGAGCTAAGAAGCAAAGTAGATAAGCTTAAG AATGAGAACAGAAACGAATGTGAAATAATTAGGTCTGAAGAAATTTTGCAAGAAACTGTTCGAGTACTCCCGCATATCAGTAATTCTTTGCAGAAAagtttacaaaaattatgtgaaataatttatgaacaTTTTCTTAACATTTTAGAAATAAAGGACAACAAAATTGAAATTTGTAAGGCATGTTCTGAGAacgaattaaaagaaatactaATGACACAATATGATGACTTTTGCAAAGAAATAGAGGATATAAAtcaaatattagaaaaaatattcattcaCATTAAAGATGCCTCACTTCCTGTATGCCCATCCGTTGTTAAGAGCAACTTAGTCTTACCAAAGGAGGAATGTGttgatatataa
- the PmUG01_02014800 gene encoding cleavage and polyadenylation specificity factor subunit 5, putative, translating into MIIGDASGPMASGAGTNVSNRESKSEWLLYPQSNYEFNIDEKLKNKFIIDIEKCKKRINSYNKNGIRNSVLAIILCHRYEYPHVLLLQHVQSQKYYLLSGKFKSWEKPKEVLKEKLQKYINKIKDINFSTTQFNSHIQQQQQEDIVDIGEFLGEWWRTQYNSVYLPYLPAHITRPKEYVRLYQVSISSKCIFHLPPGFTLKALPLFDLTSCGVAISGLSSILSRFKLHCMVQDEDEGEELLAPDK; encoded by the coding sequence ATGATAATAGGAGATGCGAGTGGGCCCATGGCAAGTGGGGCGGGTACAAATGTAAGCAACAGAGAGAGCAAGTCGGAGTGGCTTCTGTACCCACAGTCGAATTATGAATTCAATATTGATGAAAAGCTAAAgaacaaatttattattgatatagaaaaatgtaaaaagcgtataaattcatacaataaaaatggaataagAAATTCTGTACTGGCAATAATTTTATGTCATCGATATGAATATCCCCATGTTTTACTATTACAACATGTACAAAGtcagaaatattatttattaagtgGAAAATTTAAATCATGGGAAAAACCAAAGGAggtattaaaagaaaaactacaaaagtatattaacaaaattaaagatattaatttttcaacaACTCAATTCAATTCACATatacaacaacaacaacaagaAGATATAGTTGACATAGGTGAATTCTTAGGAGAGTGGTGGAGGACTCAGTATAATTCAGTTTATTTGCCATACTTACCTGCACATATAACAAGACCAAAGGAATATGTTCGTTTATATCAAGTTTCTATATCGTCCaaatgtatttttcatttaccgCCAGGATTTACTTTAAAAGCTTTACCATTGTTTGACCTTACAAGTTGTGGGGTTGCTATCAGTGGACTCTCTAGTATACTGTCAAGGTTCAAGTTGCACTGCATGGTGCAGGATGAAGATGAGGGGGAGGAGCTGCTGGCACCAGATAAATAG
- the CCp5 gene encoding LCCL domain-containing protein, putative, with amino-acid sequence MKKMTYIIFIFYIFQMMLLYAKDPDISLGNITEFRQQHRKTLDGRLCAAAFLHDDQTYTDCTSAPSPDGTSGREWCYVEVQLLGKGVRDWDYCANTVNYDKLRLHAKKVFEEKSLEADRLRDRLHVLSSRVYSMLQKYDSVCGKKHELINNRIEKINEWLNKSAESIGQIENNSIDLSRTKNIIEELQKNMNNEKESLKEAEENCAHAPGYENEPYHDGLRVSYFNNSLFLGIPVESKIEKEINFSYNNRGPLDNLSPYKYSIRYEGFLLAPHSGIYTFIVETDCYVRLRINNTIILLYGLEEVETEGGKSTISLSSSSSSLYSNMPKGVTFSNSNDEVSNVVKKISRPIELMGGEKHSFLLDISHSSHLKYRKGESSSFKLFWKSSRIDEQVIQSNYFFSDNIIPPIRFSSLDAQLFDIGLVDVNESPFKDDKNWIISQIAPKYVSLHVLKTDISPQFRHFSFSVNTGCNLFIASPIDDIFPLSPYKDSLWKAYDTDDIVELNHLKTKKKKIFKIKFISLKHRSMIKFNVSIDIPFFIFSKQRKILPTVCSSDEEENLTSPDSAAFKECTQSSALSNEYNCIAALNSYHNDKKFTTWRTGSGSTIGEYIQIYFKKPVQVSKFRFKGRDNILTWPSEISLHFDDTEIVIPILYTSSIEYNTTKFEHPIITTSVKIVIRDMFMNNDETGGSFQLIGNSCTITDDDYLLHHAVIDITDCKSTLNNIPDVMPLLNGDKFLTTCEYHCIENLYGEVYGSTVYSPDSAICKAAVHAGICNEKNKQYCKFLIIINDKEENYIGNLQNNVLSLSQNSKNTNSAFSFSFSSAYVQNINKLYSSIPNSYSIVFKNNNDLNIPNKFLVDSGDVFTDYVNFAYGWKQKISFSSPFPSLQKSIYPNGVYSGGIDFPPASASQHCLTHFDCQANFWKFQTNQNGTFAVQVLVGNVFSNDNQKAFIEINGIPIIKNELLQSNEYFVAVKNVQVINRSIILTSTCLEEESVCQNAKTTIIAVQILQV; translated from the exons atgaaaaagatgacatatataatttttattttttatatatttcaaatgaTGTTGCTTTATGCAAAAGACCCAGACATATCTCTTGGAAATATAACAGAATTCAGACAACAACACAGGAAGACTCTGGATGGAAGACTTTGTGCTGCTGCTTTCCTTCATGATGACCAAACATACACAGATTGCACAAGTGCACCTTCTCCAGATGGTACTAGCG GGAGGGAGTGGTGCTATGTGGAAGTGCAGCTACTAGGAAAGGGAGTGCGGGACTGGGACTACTGCGCTAATACAGTGAATTACGATAAGTTGAGACTGCATGCAAAGAAAGTGTTTGAAGAGAAGTCGTTAGAAGCAGACAGACTGAGGGATAGGTTACACGTATTGAGCAGTCGAGTGTATAGTATGCTGCAAAAGTACGATTCAGTATGTGGTAAGAAACATGAACTTATAAATAATcgaattgaaaaaataaatgaatggtTAAATAAAAGCGCTGAGTCTATTGGCCAGATTGAAAATAATTCTATTGATTTATCTAggacaaaaaatataatagaagAATTACAAAAGAATATGAACAATGAAAAGGAAAGTTTAAAAGAGGCAGAGGAAAACTGTGCACATGCACCAGGGTATGAAAATGAACCATATCATGATGGGTTAAGAgtatcttattttaataatagtCTTTTTTTAGGTATACCAGTAGAATCgaaaattgaaaaagaaataaatttttcttataataatagaGGACCTTTAGATAATTTATCCCCTTACAAATATTCTATCCGTTATGAGGGTTTTTTATTAGCCCCTCATAGTGGTATCTATACGTTTATTGTAGAGACAGACTGTTATGTAAGATTAAGAATAAACaatactattattttgttgtaCGGTTTGGAGGAGGTGGAAACTGAGGGAGGAAAGAGCACAATATCGTTATCGTCATCGTCGTCCTCTTTATACAGTAATATGCCAAAGGGTGTTACATTCTCTAACTCTAATGATGAAGTTAGTAATGTAGTTAAGAAAATTTCTAGACCAATTGAACTTATGGGAGGCGAAAAGCATTCATTCCTTTTGGACATTTCTCATTCTTCTCATTTGAAATATAGAAAAGGAGAATCCAGTTCTTTTAAACTATTTTGGAAATCTAGTAGAATAGATGAACAAGTAATTCaaagtaattatttttttagtgataatattattccCCCTATTAGATTTTCCTCCCTAGATGCACAACTGTTTGATATAGGTTTAGTGGATGTAAACGAATCTCCATTTAAAGATGACAAGAATTGGATAATTAGCCAAATTGCACCTAAATATGTAAGTTTGCATGTTCTAAAGACAGATATATCCCCTCAATTTAGACATTTCTCATTCTCAGTTAACACAGGATGCAATTTATTTATAGCATCTCCTATTGATGATATTTTTCCTCTAAGTCCATATAAAGATTCCCTGTGGAAAGCATACGATACAGATGATATAGTAGAATTGAATCACTTGAAAactaagaaaaagaaaatatttaaaataaaattcatttcTTTAAAACATAGAAGtatgataaaatttaatgtatCTATtgatattcctttttttattttttcaaaacagagaaaaatattaccAACTGTATGTAGCTCAGATGAGGAGGAAAATTTGACTTCTCCTGATAGCGCAGCTTTTAAAGAATGCACTCAATCATCTGCTCTTTCTAATGAATACAACTGCATTGCTGCATTGAATAGTTATCACAATGATAAGAAGTTTACCACTTGGAGAACTGGAAGTGGTAGCACCATAGGAGagtatattcaaatatattttaaaaaacctGTACAAGTAAGCAAGTTTAGATTTAAAGGAAgagataatatattaacatggCCATCCGAAATATCCCTCCATTTTGATGATACAGAAATAGTAATTCCTATATTGTACACATCTAGTATAGAATATAATACAACCAAGTTTGAACACCCTATCATTACAACATCGGTAAAGATAGTAATTAGAGATATGTTTATGAATAATGATGAAACTGGTGGTTCCTTTCAACTAATCGGAAATTCTTGTACAATAACAGATGACGATTACCTGCTTCATCATGCAGTCATAGATATTACTGATTGTAAGAGCaccttaaataatatacctGATGTTATGCCTTTACTTAATGGagataaatttttaactACCTGTGAATATCATTGTATTGAGAATTTGTATGGAGAAGTTTATGGCTCTACTGTGTACTCTCCTGACTCGGCAATATGTAAAGCAGCTGTACATGCAGGTATctgtaatgaaaaaaataaacaatactgtaaatttttaatcataattaacgataaagaagaaaattatataggaaatttacaaaataatgttttatcATTAAGTCAAAATAGTAAAAACACAAATTCAGcattttctttctctttttcctCTGCATATGTACAAAACATTAATAAGCTATACAGTTCAATACCAAATAGCTATTCTAtcgtttttaaaaataataacgaCTTAAATATACCAAACAAATTCCTAGTGGATTCAGGTGATGTATTCACAGATTATGTAAACTTTGCTTATGGatggaaacaaaaaatatctttttcaaGTCCATTTCCATCATtacaaaaaagtatatatccAAATGGTGTTTACTCAGGAGGTATTGATTTTCCTCCTGCATCAGCTAGCCAACATTGTTTAACTCATTTCGATTGTCAAGCTAATTTTTGGAAATTTCAAACAAATCAGAATGGTACATTTGCTGTTCAGGTTCTAGTTGGAAATGTCTTCTCAAATGATAATCAGAAAGCTTTTATTGAAATTAATGGAATAcctataattaaaaatgaactCCTCCAGAGTAATGAGTACTTCGTTGCTGTTAAAAATGTGCAAGTTATCAACAGGTCCATTATCCTTACTTCCACCTGCCTGGAGGAAGAGTCAGTTTGCCAGAACGCAAAAACGACTATAATAGCCGTGCAGATATTGCAGGTCTAG
- the PHIL1 gene encoding photosensitized INA-labeled protein PHIL1, putative, with amino-acid sequence MLFSGSPKIYSYNKKGNIKKLDFFSCKSIILPQEHIDTKNNLICTTKVIPNTYETICDNIFKMQMAHDNNYDNERMGTNAYDNRNSNIYSVNIVPCDDGNFNNYTDVNVNVNVNANDMNQPLMFEDGAQGSADPAQPIDPGVVAVSNALFAYNNAFQCIPIKSSPNVFRRRSKGEANSEWSNAFVTRVDPCACGDAEEEFKPYEVTKYYDEGKVKTVFNFDQDNCKEAI; translated from the coding sequence ATGCTTTTTTCTGGATCACCcaaaatatatagttataacaaaaaaggaaatataaaaaagctagattttttttcttgtaaaaGCATTATTTTACCTCAAGAGCACATTGACACTAAGAACAATTTAATTTGCACAACCAAAGTAATTCCAAATACGTACGAAACAATTTGTGATAACATTTTCAAAATGCAGATGGCAcatgataataattatgacaACGAAAGAATGGGTACTAATGCATATGATAATAGAAactcaaatatatatagtgtgAACATAGTACCATGTGACGATGGTAATTTCAACAACTATACTGATGTCAATGTTAATGTAAATGTTAATGCTAATGATATGAACCAACCATTAATGTTTGAAGATGGTGCACAAGGCAGTGCAGATCCTGCACAACCAATAGACCCCGGTGTTGTAGCTGTTTCAAATGCTTTATTTGCTTATAACAACGCTTTTCAATGTATACCTATTAAATCATCTCCAAACGTGTTCAGACGAAGATCAAAAGGAGAAGCAAATTCTGAATGGAGCAATGCTTTTGTAACAAGAGTAGATCCTTGTGCATGTGGAGATGCAGAAGAAGAATTCAAACCATATGAagttacaaaatattatgatgAAGGAAAGGTTAAAACTGTATTCAACTTCGACCAGGATAACTGCAAAGAAGCCATTTGA